In Nodosilinea sp. FACHB-141, the genomic window TCTCAAGCAGGATTTTGCCGGGGTCGATCGCGCTCTAGCAGAGGCCTCTGGTCAAGGGTTTGCCAAGATCATCACTCGTCGCAACGGCAAGATTCTCGGGGCGCACCTAGTTGGCCCCCACGCCGGGGAGCTGATTCACGAAGTTGTGTTGGCCATGAGCAACAACCTCAAGGTCGGCGCGCTGACCAGTATGATTCACATCTACCCCACCCTGGCGGAGGTGAATAGCAAGGCTGCCCTCCAGCTGACGAAGCAAAAGTACGCTAAAAATGAACGTCTTCAAGGGATATTGTCTAGGGTGTTTGGGGTACTGCGCTCCTGGAGCTGAAGGATGAAACGCCCACAGCTCAAGGGATAGCGCTGATGCCTAGGTGAATACCGCAGAAAATTAGCAGAACTTCATATAGGGCTTATTTCTTCTTTACGTACATTCGCCTACATTAGTCATAAGCCGCTAAGGCTTCTATAGGGTACGTACTATACTGAAACATCTAATAAGAACCAGGGCCTCCAGCTTTCTAGCTGGGGGCCTTAGTTTTTGGGGTTCACGGTATAAGGGTTATGGCGGTGACAGGCAATAGGAGAAGCGGTGCAGCGATTAATGGTTGAGCCTGATCAGGTGGTGGCTGACCAGCTTTGTTTGAGCAGCAGCCAGCAGCACTATCTGTATCGAGTGCTACGACTGGGGGCTGGGCAGCAGTTTGTGGCCCTCGACGGCCAGGGGCAGCAGTGGATTGCTACTTTGACTACGAAGCCAGATGTGGCGGCGATCGCGCCCCTCTCCCGGCCATCCTCAGCTACCCAAGCTCCGGTTACCCTGGTGATCGCCCTACCCAAGGGCAGCGGCTTCGACGATGTCGTGCGCCAAACCACTGAGCTGGGGGTGAGCACATTACAGCCGGTGATTAGCGATCGCACCCTGCACCAGCCCAACCCAAAAAAGCTAGAGCGCTGGCAGCGCATCGCCGCCGAAGCTACTGAACAGTCGGAACGGCTGCTGCTGCCCCAAATTTTGCCCCCTATGCCTTGGCGGGATTATCTCAAGCAGGTGAGCGAGGGCAGCCGCTGGATTTGCGTGGCGCGGGGAGATGCCCCCCACTTGCTGACGGTGGCTCAGGCTAGCGATCTCACTCGCCCCGCCGTGATTGCCACCGGGCCAGAGGGGGGGTGGACTGAGGCTGAGGTAGAGGGAGCGATCGCCACCGGTTTTCAGCCAGTTTCACTAGGGCCTCACATTCTACGGGCCGTCACAGCTCCACTGGCTGCCCTCACCCTGGTCATGGCGGTCCATGCCCAACGCAAATTTGAAGACATCTAAAGCAGTCTTCGGAGTCATTCTCAATAGCGAAAAATTATTGCAAATACCCCAAAAAGTTCGCTAGTATTCTCATTAAGGATCAGTTATTGAAATCTAGCGGGGAGAAACCAGGCCATGGCTGCTTACACTCCATCAGCCCTTAAAGCCGAACTCAACGAGCGCGGCTGGCGCATGACTCCCCAGCGAGAGACCATGCTCAAAACTTTTCAAAATTTGCCTGAGAGCACTCACCTCAGTGCCGAAGATCTGTGTGACCTGCTGGAGAAAGAAGGCGAACCTATCAGCCTCTCCACTATTTACCGCAACCTCAAGCTGATGGCGCGCATGGGCATTTTGCGCGAGCTAGAGCTGGCCGAGGGCCAAAAACGCTACGAGATCAACCAGCCTGCCCCCCACCACCACCACCACCTGATCTGCGTGCGGTGCAACAAAACCATCGAGTTCAAAAATGACTCGGTGCTTAAGGTAGGGTCTAAAACCGCCGATCGCTCTGGCTACCACATTTTGGATTGTCAGCTGCTGATTCACGGCATTTGCCCCAGCTGCCAGCGATCGATTGTGCCAATTTAATGAGGTTCAAGGTGCAGGGTATAGGGTTTAAGGTCTGTGCTTAGCCTTATACCCTGTACCCTAAACCTTGCACCCAAACCCCGCCTACAGCACTTCGTGGGTATATTTGTGCTGTTTAACGTTGTCGTTCTTTGAAATCTTGCGCTGGCTGTTGAGCACCCGCTTTCTCTCGGTGGAATAGTTGAGATCGCGGCGCAGGGTGCCTGCGGGCACTAGCTCTGCCGCTGCGGGCCGAGACTGGTAGGTGCGGGCGGCGGCCAAGATGCGCTCTTCATAATCGGCGCAGGGTTGGGCGGGGGCCGCAGCGATCTCGGGTAGTTCCATCGCTAGGGCCTTGGCTATGGTGGTGCCGCAGATGGCGCTGTAGGAGGTCGGCACCCCTTGAATCACCGATTCTAGATAGGATGAAGGAATTGGCTCCAGCACCTGAATCTCGATAGTCTCGCCCTCTTGGCGCAGGTAGCAGGTGGCCAGCCCTACCACCAGGTAGCTATCAGCGGGTAGGGTGTCGGCTGGGGTCTGGGGCGCAGTTTGAACCATGAAAATACCGAGGTCTCAACAAAGAATGCAATCGCTACGGGGGTAAATCACCATTTACCCCTCGAATCTGCATTTTAGCCCCAGGGCCCAGGGGGCTGCGATCGCCCTCCCAAACCGTCACAAAACACAACTTCTAGTTACGGGTGGGCCTTATGCCAATCCTGGGCCTGCTGATGGATTACCTCTAGCTCCTCACTATCCATCCGGTCCAGGTTTTTGAGAATGAAGCTCATGCGGCCCTGGGCTCGCAGCTTGTCGCGGTGGCGATGGAGAAAATCCCAGTAAAAGAAGTTAAACGGGCAAGCGTCTTCCCCAGTGCGCTGTTTGGGGTTGTAGCGGCAGCCTTTGCAGTAGTCGCTCATTTTGTTCACATAGTTGGCCGACGAGGCATAGGGCTTAGAAGCCAGCAGCCCCCCGTCGGCAAACAGACCCATACCAATTACATTGGTCTGCATCACCCAGTCGTAGGCGTCGATAAACACCGCGTGAAACCAGTCTTTGACCTCCTGGGGCGTAAACCCAGCAATTAGCGAAAAGTTGCTGAGAATCATCAGCCGCTGAATGTGGTGGGCATAGCCCATGCGGCTAATCTGAGCAATTACCTGGTGTAAGCAGTTCATCTCTACCTTGCCAGTCCAGAAAAACTCGGGCAGCGGCTGGCGATGGTCAAACCAGTTGCGATCGCCGTAGTCGGCATCAAAGTGAAGGTACAGACCGCGCATGTACTCTCGCCAGCCCATCACCTGACGAATAAAGCCCTCCACACTGTTGAGCGGCAGGTCATGCTCAGCCAGCGCCGCCTCGGCCCGCTCTACCACTTCTAAGGGATGCAGCAAGCCCAGGTTCAGGTAGGGCGAGAGCAGGGCGTGCCACATGGTGTCTTCGCCGGTCACCATCGCATCTTGGTAAGGGCCAAAGGTCTGAAGCCGCTCTGCAATGAACCCATCCAGCACTTGCAAAGCCTGCTCGCGGGTGACGGCCCAGCGAAAGGGAGTAGCTTCGCCAAAGGTCGAAATCTCTAGCTTTTCCACCCTGTCGATCACAGCCTGGGTGGTGACGTCAGGCTCAAACCAGTGGGGATCTGGGGTGTTGAGCTTTCCTTTAGGAGGCTTGCGGTTGTCTTTGTCAAAGTTCCACTGACCGCCCATCGGCTGGTCGCCTGTCATCAGCAGGTCAAAGCGCTGGCGGCCTTCGCGGTAAAAGCTCTCCATCAGCAGGCCCTTGCGCTTGTCGGCCCAGGCGTTGAAGTCCTCAGCCGGCCAGAGAAAGAGATTGTTGTCGAGAATCACTAGCTTACAGGGCAGATTTAGCTCCTGCAACCAGGCAGTGAACGGATGGTCTGTAGCGTCCATCAACCGCAATTCGGTAATGCCCTCGACTTTAAGCCAGTTATGTAGGGTAGTTTCGGTGTCGTTGGCGATCGCATAAGTAACCGCCCACCCAGCATCCTTGAGCTCGTCAGCAAAGTGGCGCATGGCAGACCACACCAGCACCAACTTTTGCTTGTGGTAGGGGCGTGCCTCAGCAAAGGTTTGAGCTTCTATGAATAGAACCGAAGCGTCTCTGCCCTCGCAGCTAGCTAGTGCAGCCTGATTGTGCCAGAGCTGATTGCCCAGTACCCAAACCCCGATGGTCATTGCGCTGCATCCTCAAAACTGCCTGCTTTATTGTTACGTAGTAGTGGGGAGCGGGGGGATGGGCTAGGGGAGTGATGGGGCCGAGGAAACGGCTAGTCCTGCAGGGTGGAGGGGCGTCCGGTCAGGCGCTGAAACAGCAGCTGAATACCCAGCAAGAATATCCCCAGGGCCGCTAGGCCAAAAATTCCGGCCCCTAGGGCGGCCATGCCGACGACTAGGGTGCGCACGGCGGATGAAATATTCGCCACGGCTGGGTTGTCGGTCAGCACGGGGCGGGCGGCAAAGTTAGCGGCGATCGAGAGCATCATGCGGTAGGCCAGCATAGCGATGGTGCCTGCTACAAAAGAACCGCTAAAGCACTGCAAAATTTTGCCGGTGGCCGGAGGAGCCAGGGGGCTAGAAGTAGGGTCGTCAGCCATGGGAGTAAATTACTCAAAACGTTTGTATCTCAGTTTACCTAGGGGTGGTCGTGCCCTACCCCTGCCAAAAGAGATGCTGACGATCCGTAGGGCAGGTGATGCCCACCATTCTTAAGACCAACCCATAGAACGCCTAGCCCTGAACAAACGGATGCTGAATTTTATTTAGCAGGTCGTAGAAGGGTTGCCAGTTGTCGTCAGTGGTGATGGGTTCCCAAATCGCCTCAATTTCGGGGCGCAGGAGCACGGTGGAGGGGTTGGTATGTTGCAGTAGCGAGGCAACACCTTCCATAGCTTCTGGAGCCAGGCTTTGCAAACAACGGTGATAAGCCTGGCTCCAGGCTTCGAGCGGAGTCGCCGCTGCCGAGTCAGAGGCTTGCAGCGTAGCACTGAAAATTTGGCTGGCATCGTCGCGCCAGTCAGCCGAAAACTGTTGGGTCAGACCCAGGAAGAAATCGTGATAGCCAACCTCCACGGCGCTTAGCAATTCAATGGTTTGGTTGACTAAGGTGCTGGCCAGATCGTCCGTGAGGGCTTCAAAGCCCAGTTTGTAGAGCATGCGCTGCTGGTAATAGGCTGCGTACCGATCTTTGAAGGGTTCTAAAGCCGCTTCCAGATCCGCCTCGGGCATGACCAGCTTGAGGGGCTTTTGCAGCGCCTTGAGGTTCATCTGGCAGATGATGGGCTGGTTGCCGTAGCTGTAGCGCCCAGCATAGTCAAAGTAGGCGGCGGTAAAGCGCGGGTCGTAGCCATCCATAAAGGCGAAGGGGCCGTAGTCGAAGCTTTCGCCCGTGATCGACATGTTGTCGGTGTTGAGCACGGCGTGGCAAAAGCCTACCGACATCCACTGGGCGGCGAGGCGGGCGACGCGATCGCACAGTTCCCCATAAAAATGCCGATACCGCTCTTGGGTATCGGTAAACAGCCGCGCCTCGGGGTAATAAATATCGATCACATGCTCCAGCAGCTTGGCAATCAGATCGGGGCGGTTGTGGTACTCCAGTCGCTCAAAAGTGCCAAAGCGAATGTGCGACTGGCTAAAGCGCACCAGCACCGATGATCGCGTAGGGGAAGGCTCATCGCCGCGCCAGAGAGCTTGCCCCGTTTCGACTAGGCTAAAGGCCCGAGACGTATTCACACCCAGCGCGTGGAGCGCTTCTGCCGCTAGCACCTCGCGCACGCCGCCCTTGAGGGTGAGCATGCCGTCACCGCCGCGCGAGTAGGGGGTGGTGCCAGAGCCCTTGGTGCCAAAGTCGTAGAGGTTGCCGTCAGTGCCGCGCACCTGGCCGTAGAGAAAGCCCCGCCCATCACCCAAAAAGGGGTTGTACTCGCCAAACTGATAGCCGTGGTAGCGCAGGGCCAAAAAGGGTTCGCGCCCCTGGAATTTGCCAAACGCTTTGATAAAGTCATCATCGCTGACGCTGGCCGGGTCGAGGCCGAGCTGCCGCACCACATCGTCGTTGCGAAACCGCAGGATGTGCTTGGGAAATTCGGCGGCGGCTACGATGTCGTAATAGTCATCCCCCAGAGACTCTAGGGCAGGCAGATAGTCGAGAGCAAGCAGGGGGTTGGCAGCAGTCATAAAACTGAAGTTGAGCGAGGGGACTTTAGCAACAAGAGTATTACTAAAGTATTGCAAAAAATCTTGCAGGTTGGCATCTTGAGAGCTTTGCCCCAAAGCAGCGACCTGTCGCCAGTGTTGCTTTGGCTTTGTCCCGTCAAACATTTCTAAAGGTTACAAAGGAAGGATACTTACCCTTATAGATAGTTCTCTCCCACGGGCCTGCGCTATGGCTAAACTCATTTTGATCCGCCACGGGCAAAGCCTGTGGAATGCGGTCAACAAATTCACCGGCTGGGTCGATATCCCCATGAGTGAGCGGGGGCGGGCGGAGGCGACGATCGCATCGTGCAAACTACGCGATGCTGGATACACCGTCGATATCTGCTTCACTAGCATGCTGATTCGGGCGATCGAAACGGCGATCGTCTGTCTGACCGAGTGCGGTGAGGTGTGCGGTGGCCGCCTACCCTACATCTGGCACGACCCGGCAGAACCCGACTGGCACGGCTGGGATCGCCACTTTGGCGAACCCGACAAAGAACTCAAAATCATTCGCTCCCCCGCTCTAGACGAGCGCTACTACGGCGATCTTCAAGGGTTGAATAAAGCCGAAATGTCGCTAAAATTTGGGTCGCAACAGGTTCACCTCTGGCGGCGATCCTTCAATGTGCGACCGCCGGGGGGCGAAAGCCTGGAGGATACGGTAAAGCGCACGGTGCCGTTTTTTGAAGCAGCTATTTTGCCAGAGCTAAAGGCCGGAAAAAATGTGATGGTGGCCGCCCACGGCAACTCGCTGCGATCGATTTTGATGGTGCTCGATCGCCTCAGCGAAGAGGCCGTAGCCAGCCTAGAACTGGCCACGGGCGTACCGATTATTTATGACGTAGATGCCGAGGGCACGTTTACTAATAAAGCCGTGCTGATATAGCCGTCGTGTAGGTTGGGTGGCGCTCCAGT contains:
- a CDS encoding YdiU family protein; the protein is MTAANPLLALDYLPALESLGDDYYDIVAAAEFPKHILRFRNDDVVRQLGLDPASVSDDDFIKAFGKFQGREPFLALRYHGYQFGEYNPFLGDGRGFLYGQVRGTDGNLYDFGTKGSGTTPYSRGGDGMLTLKGGVREVLAAEALHALGVNTSRAFSLVETGQALWRGDEPSPTRSSVLVRFSQSHIRFGTFERLEYHNRPDLIAKLLEHVIDIYYPEARLFTDTQERYRHFYGELCDRVARLAAQWMSVGFCHAVLNTDNMSITGESFDYGPFAFMDGYDPRFTAAYFDYAGRYSYGNQPIICQMNLKALQKPLKLVMPEADLEAALEPFKDRYAAYYQQRMLYKLGFEALTDDLASTLVNQTIELLSAVEVGYHDFFLGLTQQFSADWRDDASQIFSATLQASDSAAATPLEAWSQAYHRCLQSLAPEAMEGVASLLQHTNPSTVLLRPEIEAIWEPITTDDNWQPFYDLLNKIQHPFVQG
- a CDS encoding 2,3-bisphosphoglycerate-dependent phosphoglycerate mutase, whose protein sequence is MAKLILIRHGQSLWNAVNKFTGWVDIPMSERGRAEATIASCKLRDAGYTVDICFTSMLIRAIETAIVCLTECGEVCGGRLPYIWHDPAEPDWHGWDRHFGEPDKELKIIRSPALDERYYGDLQGLNKAEMSLKFGSQQVHLWRRSFNVRPPGGESLEDTVKRTVPFFEAAILPELKAGKNVMVAAHGNSLRSILMVLDRLSEEAVASLELATGVPIIYDVDAEGTFTNKAVLI
- a CDS encoding Fur family transcriptional regulator; this encodes MAAYTPSALKAELNERGWRMTPQRETMLKTFQNLPESTHLSAEDLCDLLEKEGEPISLSTIYRNLKLMARMGILRELELAEGQKRYEINQPAPHHHHHLICVRCNKTIEFKNDSVLKVGSKTADRSGYHILDCQLLIHGICPSCQRSIVPI
- a CDS encoding DUF3082 domain-containing protein, with translation MADDPTSSPLAPPATGKILQCFSGSFVAGTIAMLAYRMMLSIAANFAARPVLTDNPAVANISSAVRTLVVGMAALGAGIFGLAALGIFLLGIQLLFQRLTGRPSTLQD
- a CDS encoding 16S rRNA (uracil(1498)-N(3))-methyltransferase translates to MQRLMVEPDQVVADQLCLSSSQQHYLYRVLRLGAGQQFVALDGQGQQWIATLTTKPDVAAIAPLSRPSSATQAPVTLVIALPKGSGFDDVVRQTTELGVSTLQPVISDRTLHQPNPKKLERWQRIAAEATEQSERLLLPQILPPMPWRDYLKQVSEGSRWICVARGDAPHLLTVAQASDLTRPAVIATGPEGGWTEAEVEGAIATGFQPVSLGPHILRAVTAPLAALTLVMAVHAQRKFEDI
- a CDS encoding cryptochrome/photolyase family protein, whose protein sequence is MTIGVWVLGNQLWHNQAALASCEGRDASVLFIEAQTFAEARPYHKQKLVLVWSAMRHFADELKDAGWAVTYAIANDTETTLHNWLKVEGITELRLMDATDHPFTAWLQELNLPCKLVILDNNLFLWPAEDFNAWADKRKGLLMESFYREGRQRFDLLMTGDQPMGGQWNFDKDNRKPPKGKLNTPDPHWFEPDVTTQAVIDRVEKLEISTFGEATPFRWAVTREQALQVLDGFIAERLQTFGPYQDAMVTGEDTMWHALLSPYLNLGLLHPLEVVERAEAALAEHDLPLNSVEGFIRQVMGWREYMRGLYLHFDADYGDRNWFDHRQPLPEFFWTGKVEMNCLHQVIAQISRMGYAHHIQRLMILSNFSLIAGFTPQEVKDWFHAVFIDAYDWVMQTNVIGMGLFADGGLLASKPYASSANYVNKMSDYCKGCRYNPKQRTGEDACPFNFFYWDFLHRHRDKLRAQGRMSFILKNLDRMDSEELEVIHQQAQDWHKAHP